A portion of the Babylonia areolata isolate BAREFJ2019XMU chromosome 16, ASM4173473v1, whole genome shotgun sequence genome contains these proteins:
- the LOC143290750 gene encoding uncharacterized protein LOC143290750, which yields MADAGEDSTDTGADVRRARAPSKKKFEEEMEALNSSIRKTEEQLEALKNAGPSSFAEALKNLKAEKNANIERRKKIDADLQKLNKDITEMMHGISRLESTLHYRSEDKIDEAIRRLEWSLKVQNFKLSQEKKIVAEIDSLRRSKKTLMQYLSKKKDKDAMRDRQRRMREERDYYFHKVTQLKQREEKLRSDNSTTRAKTEQLKKELDKLYENKRQMVSTYKKQREDFFDDREKRRHESFKKRNEEKQAVQAALRKEREEYTAQVQPSDDHICLCNTLIRYLQRFVSNTDLEASSSGQAVGQPALPSPSEESAPSGPAEELEDGQYVLLRRPEEDNYVSCSVKHASRKQRRSRKHSMVKRITHTPEVLAQFLQLNLNAPTTVAEILASLEQLAGRKLYYEREAEVRSELSVTESALCEVSRQASHTESNDGLWEPSPSDHLVEHLLLSMSNQVSASSTTDDQVPSSTADDQTDTGENSATGVAASASSERSQLSVSVTTQGKCSQSITCDERSPSSVSQSECSLLLVSHGEERSPSLLPHSVDADSTHSGSRSEGSDSTPRSSCTVEGVACGGAEDSAAPFTPGGSGPESFASQDSGHASSSSGVLTLDTACDCGSNVFYAKKALPGSDRAPCENCPRSVSSELVADTGGERSPRTPGHWWDRLGEVHICEGGTKDLDSPSKGRRHSSSSTNMTLAESTNVSSLEEFPVLVRGGPCELGVSDKGDDLHGRGVFFMQGKQTASLAESTRL from the exons ATGGCAGACGCTGGAGAAGACAGCACAGATACTGGTG CAGATGTACGGAGAGCACGTGCACCAAGCAAGAAGAAGTTTGAGGAGGAGATGGAAGCTCTCAACAGCAGTATACGCAAGACTGAAGAACAGCTGGAGGCCCTT AAAAATGCTGGGCCCAGTAGTTTTGCCGAGGCACTGAAAAACCTGAAGGCAGAGAAGAATGCAAACATTGAGCGGCGTAAAAAGATTGATGCTGATCTCCAGAAGCTGAACAAAGACATCACAGAAATG ATGCATGGTATTTCTCGTCTGGAGTCAACCTTGCACTACAGAAGTGAAGACAAGATTGATGAAGCTATCAG ACGTCTGGAGTGGAGCCTTAAGGTGCAGAACTTCAAGCTGTCACAAGAGAAGAAAATTGTGGCTGAGATAGACAGTCTTCGCCGGTCGAAAAAGACATTGAT GCAGTACCTgagtaaaaagaaagacaaagacgccATGCGAGACCGCCAGCGGAGAATGCGAGAGGAAAGAGAT tattACTTCCACAAGGTGACACAGCTGAAGCAGAGGGAAGAGAAACTGCGATCCGACAACAGTACGACAAGAGCCAAAACGGAGCAGTTGAAGAAAG AGTTGGACAAGTTGTACGAGAACAAGCGCCAGATGGTGTCCACCTACAAGAAACAGAGGGAAGATTTCTTTGACGACCGAGAAAAGCGAAGGCATGAGAGTTTCAAGAAACGCAATGAGGAGAAACAGGCTGTCCAGGCTGCTTTGCGTAAAGAAAG AGAGGAGTACACAGCCCAGGTGCAGCCCAGCGACGACCACATCTGCCTGTGCAACACCCTGATCCGCTACCTCCAACGCTTCGTCTCCAACACAGACCTTGAGGCCAGCTCTTCAGGCCAGGCTGTCGGTCAGCCTGCTCTCCCTTCGCCCAGCGAGGAGTCGGCACCCTCAG GTCCGGCTGAGGAACTGGAGGACGGGCAGTACGTTCTGCTGCGCCGGCCTGAAGAGGACAACTACGTCTCCTGCTCCGTCAAGCATGCATCTCGCAAGCAGCGCCGCAGCCGCAAGCACTCCATG GTGAAGAGGATCACCCACACCCCAGAGGTGCTGGCCCAGTTTCTCCAGCTCAATCTGAACGCGCCCACCACAGTCGCTGAAATCTTGGCTTCCTTGGAGCAGCTGGCTGGGAGAAag CTGTACTACGAGCGTGAAGCGGAGGTGCGGAGCGAGCTGTCAGTGACGGAGAGCGCGCTGTGCGAGGTGTCGCGTCAGGCCAGCCACACGGAGAGCAACGACGGGCTGTGGGAGCCCAGCCCCAGCGACCACCTTGTGGAGCACCTGCTGCTGTCTATGTCCAACCAGGTGTCCGCCTCCTCCACCACTGACGATCAGGTGCCTTCCTCCACAGCTGACGACCAGACTGACACTGGCGAAAATTCTGCCACAGGTGTCGCCGCTTCTGCCAGCTCCGAACGCTCACAGTTGTCAGTGTCGGTGACTACTCAGGGCAAGTGTTCGCAGTCCATTACTTGCGATGAGCGCTCACCATCATCAGTGTCCCAGAGCGAGTGCTCACTGTTGTTAGTGTCTCATGGTGAAGAACGCTCACCGTCGTTGTTGCCTCACAGTGTAGACGCCGACTCCACGCACAGTGGCTCGAGATCGGAGGGCTCCGATTCCACACCCCGCAGCTCCTGCACAGTGGAGGGGGTGGCGTGTGGAGGGGCGGAGGATAGTGCCGCCCCCTTCACGCCTGGTGGCTCAGGGCCAGAGTCCTTCGCCAGCCAGGACAGTGGGCATGCATCCTCCTCCTCTGGTGTGTTGACGTTGGACACAGCGTGTGATTGCGGCAGCAATGTGTTCTATGCAAAGAAAGCGCTGCCCGGCTCCGACCGGGCACCATGTGAAAACTGCCCCCGTAGCGTCAGTTCCGAATTGGTGGCTGACACAGGGGGGGAAAGATCTCCACGCACCCCTGGACACTGGTGGGACAGGCTTGGGGAGGTTCATATATGTGAGGGTGGCACCAAGGACCTTGACAGTCCGTCCAAAGGTCGTCGCCATAGCAGCAGTAGTACAAACATGACCTTGGCAGAAAGCACAAATGTGTCTTCGCTGGAAGAGTTTCCCGTCCTGGTGAGGGGCGGGCCGTGCGAGTTGGGGGTCAGTGACAAGGGAGACGACCTTCACGGTCGTGGGGTGTTCTTCATGCAGGGGAAGCAGACGGCCAGTCTGGCCGAATCGACGCGGCTGTAA